A stretch of the Chiloscyllium plagiosum isolate BGI_BamShark_2017 chromosome 25, ASM401019v2, whole genome shotgun sequence genome encodes the following:
- the LOC122562404 gene encoding testis-expressed protein 26-like produces MQRVKCNNEGRHAKNRSKDIPDCPAVIIPFNPYESAYQHDYTFKTSGVRESFGKGPWYEHKRNNPHPDETFMVHHMNRKEVERVPTPRTYWNKHPTEKEIRDILGGDFSTEYQDQFITEVKGLMPKPVLPRPVEQKKEIPHLLITEFRDQYRLPCLNKHLMHSLARNGSNATRDIPPKGIVPAITYAHIKNQENRKKLTTYEDSYSNAHEDLVSFLKSVDIEAIQRELQNSNPSERKALRKFLRNVTARCVTQPMKSKIC; encoded by the coding sequence ATGCAGCGCGTCAAGTGTAATAATGAAGGAAGACACGCAAAAAACAGGTCTAAAGATATTCCAGATTGTCCAGCAGTCATAATACCCTTTAATCCATATGAGTCAGCATACCAACATGATTATACTTTTAAAACCTCTGGGGTTCGAGAATCCTTTGGCAAGGGACCTTGGTATGAACATAAAAGGAATAATCCCCATCCTGATGAAACATTCATGGTACACCATATGAATCGAAAAGAGGTCGAAAGAGTCCCTACTCCTCGTACGTATTGGAACAAACATCCAACTGAAAAAGAGATACGTGATATTCTTGGTGGGGATTTCTCCACAGAATATCAGGACCAGTTTATTACAGAGGTTAAAGGACTCATGCCAAAACCTGTTCTTCCCAGACCAGTTGAGCAGAAAAAGGAAATCCCTCATCTGCTGATCACAGAATTCCGTGATCAGTACCGTTTACCATGCTTAAACAAGCATTTAATGCATAGCCTTGCTCGCAATGGTAGCAATGCCACACGGGATATTCCACCAAAGGGAATAGTTCCAGCTATAACATATGCTCACATCAAAAACCAGGAGAACAGAAAGAAGCTGACAACTTATGAAGACAGTTACAGTAATGCCCATGAAGACCTTGTCTCATTCTTAAAGTCTGTGGACATTGAAGCCATTCAGAGAGAACTGCAAAATTCAAATCCAAGTGAGAGAAAAGCACTCAGAAAGTTTCTGCGAAATGTGACTGCACGCTGTGTCACTCAGCCTATGAAATCAAAAATCTGCTAA